A region from the Triticum urartu cultivar G1812 chromosome 1, Tu2.1, whole genome shotgun sequence genome encodes:
- the LOC125525654 gene encoding anthocyanidin 5,3-O-glucosyltransferase-like produces the protein MANTVILYPGLTVSHFVPMVHLAGALLDHGYAVSVALIDPAVNGDPAFRAVVARAVASMPSLRFRTLPPFEDAPTLTPDAPFIPRYLDIVGRHNDRLRDFLRSFAGGVHAVVVDSLSVGALGVAKRLGIPGYVMFTSGAAALAAFVQLPSVLAEVRTRFQELGDAPLELFGLPPMPASHLLGELLEDPESDTYKAALTALYGIPEGDGILVNTFETLDAGVVAALGDPRCLPGRIMPPVYCVGPLVGGVGSEAKDRHECLTWLDGQPDGSVVFLCFGSGGSHSAEQLKEIAVGLENSGHRFLWVVGNPFNDDQDLDALLPNGFLARTRGRGRAVKQWAPQAEVLRHRATGAFVTHCGWNSVLEGVTAGVPMLCWPLYAEQKMNTLRMVGEMGVAAEMVGWERGLVEAAEVEGKVRLVMDSEDGMELRARAAAHKEGAATAWSDGGSSRAAIARFLADVDSRQPQTRGDR, from the coding sequence ATGGCAAACACCGTGATCCTGTACCCCGGCCTCACCGTGAGCCACTTCGTCCCCATGGTGCACCTCGCCGGCGCCCTCCTGGACCACGGCTACGCCGTCTCCGTCGCGCTCATCGACCCCGCCGTCAACGGGGACCCCGCCTTCCGCGCCGTCGTCGCCCGCGCGGTCGCCTCCATGCCGTCCCTCCGATTCCGCACGCTCCCGCCCTTCGAGGACGCGCCCACGCTGACCCCCGACGCGCCGTTCATCCCGAGGTACCTCGACATCGTCGGCCGCCACAACGACCGCCTCCGCGACTTCCTCCGCTCCTTTGCAGGCGGCGTCCACGCCGTGGTCGTCGACTCGCTGTCCGTCGGGGCGCTCGGCGTCGCCAAGCGGCTCGGGATCCCAGGTTACGTCATGTTCACCTCCGGCGCGGCCGCGCTCGCCGCCTTCGTCCAGCTTCCGTCCGTCCTCGCGGAGGTGCGGACGAGGTTCCAGGAGCTAGGCGACGCGCCGCTCGAGTTATTCGGCCTTCCGCCCATGCCTGCCTCCCACCTGCTCGGCGAATTGCTCGAGGACCCTGAGAGCGACACGTACAAGGCGGCGCTGACCGCGCTGTACGGGATCCCGGAGGGCGATGGCATCCTGGTGAACACGTTCGAGACGCTGGATGCTGGGGTGGTGGCGGCACTTGGCGACCCCCGGTGTCTCCCGGGACGGATCATGCCACCGGTGTACTGCGTCGGGCCATTAGTCGGGGGCGTCGGAAGCGAGGCGAAAGACCGGCATGAGTGCCTCACGTGGCTAGACGGGCAGCCGGACGGCAGCGTCGTGTTCCTCTGCTTCGGCAGCGGGGGAAGCCACTCGGCGGAGCAGCTCAAGGAGATCGCCGTCGGCCTGGAGAACTCCGGCCACCGGTTCCTGTGGGTCGTGGGAAATCCTTTCAACGACGACCAGGACCTCGACGCTCTCTTGCCGAACGGGTTCCTGGCCCGCACCAGAGGCCGCGGCCGCGCCGTCAAGCAGTGGGCGCCGCAGGCAGAGGTGCTCCGCCACAGAGCCACCGGCGCGTTCGTGACGCACTGCGGGTGGAACTCCGTGCTGGAGGGCGTGACGGCCGGCGTGCCGATGCTGTGCTGGCCGCTGTACGCGGAGCAGAAGATGAACACGCTGCGCATGGTGGGGGAGATGGGAGTCGCCGCGGAGATGGTCGGGTGGGAGCGGGGGCTGGTCGAGGCAGCCGAGGTGGAGGGCAAGGTGAGGCTGGTCATGGACTCCGAGGATGGCATGGAGCTCCGGGCGAGGGCCGCGGCACACAAGGAAGGCGCGGCCACGGCCTGGAGCGACGGCGGCTCGTCGCGCGCGGCGATTGCCAGGTTCTTGGCCGACGTCGACAGCCGGCAGCCTCAGACTCGCGGTGATCGGTGA